A DNA window from Tenuifilaceae bacterium CYCD contains the following coding sequences:
- a CDS encoding tyrosine recombinase, whose amino-acid sequence MSLKINFYLESRGGNEKNLPINMLVWFDWYDGIGLSKTGKKIQPRLKYYTGYRIDSAKWDKEKQEVKKNNVDENGLTSSRINGELATFKKYASDIYQRYAALEKTLTIQLFRDELKKLDTSKKTNVVKTDDNSINRYFEDYKKLVEQKISVGRMKQMKVTFKHFNDFLGKSENLNSITKETIEKFESYLLVNKGKNTVISNLKRLRAFFKYAEDKEWLTVPNPFKRFKIDMEVYGEPIPITKDELEIIYSKDLSSDPKLDRVRDLFIFQCCIGCRVSDLLRLTKDNIVDNTVRYIPIKTKKENSNVCVIPLNQKAQTILKKYENTDKLLPFISDVNFNVYLKELFVACELNRTILRLNPNTNKEEVVELKKIASSHIARKTFISILYPFVKDEVIKSMTGHSPKRDPFGRYHPITLEQKIEAVNHI is encoded by the coding sequence ATGAGTCTGAAAATTAATTTCTACCTAGAAAGCAGAGGAGGCAATGAAAAGAACCTACCTATAAATATGCTTGTTTGGTTTGATTGGTATGATGGTATAGGGTTAAGTAAAACAGGCAAAAAAATACAGCCCCGTTTAAAGTATTACACAGGCTATCGAATTGACTCCGCTAAATGGGATAAGGAAAAACAGGAAGTAAAAAAGAACAACGTGGACGAAAACGGACTTACTTCATCACGTATTAATGGAGAATTAGCCACATTTAAGAAATACGCCTCAGATATTTATCAAAGGTATGCAGCACTCGAAAAAACATTAACTATTCAACTTTTTAGAGATGAGTTGAAAAAACTGGACACTAGCAAAAAGACTAATGTTGTAAAAACCGATGATAATAGCATCAACCGTTACTTTGAGGACTATAAAAAACTAGTTGAGCAGAAAATAAGCGTTGGCAGAATGAAACAGATGAAGGTTACATTCAAACACTTCAATGATTTTTTAGGCAAAAGCGAAAATCTGAACAGCATCACAAAGGAAACAATAGAAAAATTTGAAAGTTACCTATTGGTTAACAAGGGAAAAAACACCGTTATAAGCAATTTAAAACGATTAAGAGCCTTTTTTAAGTATGCAGAGGATAAGGAGTGGTTAACCGTTCCCAATCCGTTTAAACGGTTTAAAATTGATATGGAAGTTTACGGCGAACCAATACCCATAACAAAAGACGAATTGGAAATAATTTACAGTAAAGACCTATCAAGCGACCCGAAACTTGATAGGGTTCGAGATTTATTCATTTTTCAGTGCTGTATTGGTTGCAGGGTTTCGGACTTGTTGAGGCTTACAAAGGATAACATTGTCGATAATACTGTTCGTTACATACCGATTAAAACCAAAAAAGAAAACTCCAATGTTTGCGTTATACCATTGAACCAAAAGGCGCAAACCATTCTAAAGAAATATGAGAATACCGACAAGTTGTTACCTTTTATTAGCGATGTTAATTTTAATGTTTACCTAAAGGAGTTGTTTGTCGCTTGCGAATTGAATAGAACAATACTAAGGTTAAACCCAAATACGAATAAAGAGGAGGTTGTGGAACTCAAAAAGATTGCCAGCTCACATATTGCACGAAAAACATTCATTAGCATTTTATACCCATTTGTAAAGGACGAAGTAATTAAGAGTATGACTGGACACAGCCCAAAGCGTGACCCCTTTGGACGTTACCACCCGATAACACTAGAGCAAAAAATTGAAGCAGTTAATCATATCTAA
- the ykcC gene encoding putative glycosyltransferase YkcC, producing the protein MIELSVVVPLFNEGEIISELYFRLTNSVKNVTDDYELIFVNDGSSDATLFRIVELANSDNRVKYINFSRNFGHQIAVTAGLDHCKGNAVVIIDGDLQDPPELIPELYSRHRQGFEVVYAKRTKRKGETLFKRITAKLFYRLLKRLTSVSIPLDVGDFRLIDKKIVDYLRMMPEQNKFLRGQIAWLGFRSTFVEFERDGRKAGKTGYSLSKMKKFAIDGITAFSDKPLKLVTNIGFFIAGLAFLIILYALFSHFVLHETITGWTSLIVSSMFIGGIQLFSIGIIGEYISRINTNVLNRPLYIVEKTNIE; encoded by the coding sequence ATGATTGAACTTTCAGTTGTTGTACCTCTGTTTAACGAGGGCGAAATTATATCGGAGTTATATTTCCGGTTAACCAATTCTGTTAAGAATGTTACCGATGATTATGAGTTGATCTTTGTAAATGATGGTAGTTCCGATGCAACTTTATTCCGTATTGTTGAGTTAGCCAATTCCGATAATCGGGTTAAGTATATAAACTTTAGCCGGAATTTTGGGCATCAAATTGCCGTTACCGCAGGTCTTGATCATTGCAAAGGCAATGCTGTGGTGATAATCGATGGCGATTTACAGGATCCTCCAGAGCTAATCCCCGAACTTTACAGTAGGCATAGGCAGGGCTTTGAGGTAGTTTACGCCAAACGAACCAAACGCAAAGGCGAAACCTTGTTCAAAAGGATCACGGCAAAACTATTCTATCGACTTTTAAAGCGATTAACCTCTGTTAGTATTCCTTTGGATGTTGGCGATTTTAGATTGATTGATAAAAAAATAGTGGATTACCTCCGGATGATGCCCGAGCAGAATAAGTTCCTGCGGGGGCAGATTGCATGGCTTGGTTTTCGCTCCACCTTTGTTGAATTCGAGAGGGATGGCCGAAAGGCAGGTAAAACGGGCTACTCGTTAAGCAAGATGAAGAAATTTGCCATCGATGGCATTACCGCATTCTCCGATAAACCCCTGAAGCTTGTCACCAATATTGGATTCTTCATTGCGGGTTTGGCTTTCCTGATTATACTTTACGCGTTATTCTCCCATTTCGTTCTACACGAAACAATCACGGGATGGACATCGCTTATTGTTAGCTCAATGTTCATTGGGGGCATTCAGCTCTTCTCCATTGGAATTATTGGCGAGTACATAAGCCGAATAAACACCAATGTGTTGAACAGGCCGCTTTATATTGTTGAGAAGACAAACATTGAGTAA